Below is a window of Herbiconiux aconitum DNA.
GAGGCCGGCATCCGGCACTGCCTCATCGCGGCCATCGAGCAGACCGTGGCGCCGCACGAGATCATCGTGGTCGACAACCGCTCCACCGACGGCACCCGCGCCGCGGTCGAGGCGATGCAGCGGGCGTTCCCGGAGGCCGGCATCCGACTGGTCGAACAGGATGCGGAGCAGGGCATCACGGCCACCCGAAACGCCGGCTTCAACGCGGCGACGGGCACCGTGATCGGGCGGATCGACGCCGATTCGGCGCTCGAGCCCGACTGGGTGGAGCAGGTGCAGAAGGCCTTCGCCACGGGCGAGTTCGTGGCGGCCAGCGGTCCGGTGGAGTACTACGACATGCCGATGCGGGCGTTCGGGCACCACGCCGACGACACCTTCCGCAAGATCCAGGTGAAGCTCGCGGGCAAGTACGTCTTTCTCTTCGGCACCAACATGGCCATCACGAAAGAGGCGTGGCTCGCCGTTCGCGACGACGTCTGCCCCGATCACGAAGACCTGATGCACGAAGACATCGACCTCGCTGTGCACCTCGCCCTGAAGGGACTCAAGGTCGGCTACGTCTCGGCGATGGTGGTGGGCATGTCGGCGAGGCGCCTCGACTCCTCGCCCCGCGACTATCTCTACTACGTCGAGCGTTTCGAACGCACCTACGCGCACCACGGCATCCACGACCTGCGCCTGCTGGCCCCGATGGCCGTGTTCCTCGGCATCTACCCCGCCCTCCACGCCGAGCGTCGCCTGCACGAGCATCACACGGCGCAGGCCTGGGGCGGCGTTCCCCACCCGTCCCCGACCGGCGACGCAGCTCCCGCCGACTAGAGCAGCGTCAGTCGGCGGCCACGACGTCGAGGGCGTGCTGCAGGTCGGCCGGGTAGTGGCTCTCGAACGAGACGTACTCGCGGGTCTCCGGATGCACGAATCCGAGGCGCATCGCGTGCAGCCACTGTCGTGTGAGGCCCAGTCGCGCCGAGAGCACAGGGTCGGCGCCGTACATCGTGTCTCCGCAGCACGGGTGCCGCTGAGCAGCCATGTGCACCCGGATCTGATGCGTGCGCCCCGTCTCCAGGTGGATCTCGAGCAGCGTCGCCGCCCGGAACGCTTCGAGCGTCTCGTAGTGCGTCACCGACGGTTTACCCGACGCCGTGACCGCGAACTTCCAGTCCGAGCGCGGATGCCGCCCGATGGGCGCGTCGATCGTGCCGGCGAAAGGATCGGGGTGCCCCTGCACGAGCGCGTGATAGATCTTGTCGACCTCGCGGTCGTGGAACGCCCGCTTCAGCCAGGTGTAGGCGGCCTCGGTCTTCGCCACCACCATCAGGCCGCTGGTGCCCGCATCCAGCCGGTGCACGATGCCCGCTCGCTCGGCGGCTCCGCTGGTCGCGATGCGGTAGCCCGCACCCGCGAGGGCTCCGAGCACGGTGGGCCCGTCCCAGCCGACCGAGGGATGCGCGGCCACGCCGACCGGCTTGTCCACCACGATGATGCTGTCGTCGTCGTAGACGACCGTCAGTTCGGGCACGACCACGGCGATGATCTGCGGTTCCTCCCGCGGCGACCACTCGACCGAGAGCCAGCTGTCACGCCGCAGTTTGTCCGACTTGCCGACGGTGCGGCCGTCGACGGTCACTCCCCCGGCGTCGACGACCTCGGCCGCGAAGGTGCGCGAGAATCCGAGCAACTTGGCGATGCCGGCATCCACGCGGGTGCCGTCGAGTCCGTCGGGAACGGGGAGGGTGCGCGATTCCATCAGACCTGCTCGTGCTCTTCCTGCTCGTGCTCGTCGCTCTTCTGCTCGACGTGGTCGCTCTGACGCGTGCCATCTAGGCCGATGCCGCGGATGGTGAGAATGAGGAACAGCACCATCGCGGCGGTGATCGATACGTCGGCCAGGTTGAAGATGGCCGGTAGGAGCGGGATCGTGATGAAGTCGATCACGTGCCCCACGCCGAAGCCCGGCTCCTTGAACAGCCGGTCGAGCAGGTTGCCGAGTGTTCCGCCGAGCAGAAGGCCGAACACGACGGCCCAGGCGAGCGAACGGATGCGCCGCGCGAACCAGATGATGAAGACGGTGACGGCGGCGGCGAGGATCGAGAAGATCCAGGTGTAGGCGTTTCCGATCGAGAACGCGGCACCGGAGTTCTTCACAAAGTGAAATTGGATGAGGTCGCCCACAACGGGGACGACCTCACCCAATTCAAGATTCTGAACAACCAGAAGCTTCGTGATCTGATCGATGGCGACCGACGCTGCTGCGACGGCCACCAGGACGATCAGGACCCGGGGACGAACTCTCGAACGTTCCCTATCCGCCAAAGCCGCTGAAGCTGGTCGACGGGCTCTTCTCGCCGTCGACGCTCGACGACGTCAGGTCTTTGAGCTGGTCTTCGATGTAGGTCTTCAGACCCGCGCGGTAGTCCTTCTCGAAGGTGCGCAGTTCGTCGATGCGGTGCTCGATGCCGGCCTTCTCCTGGTTGAGACGGGCCAGCTCGTTGCGCTGCTTGGTCTCGGCCTCAGCCACGATGCGAGCGGCGGTGGCATGACCTTCCGCGATGAGGGCGTCGCGCTTGTCGGCGCCTTCCTTCACGTGCTCGTCGTGCAGGCGGCGGGCCAGCTGCAGGAGGTTCGTGGTCGAACCGGTCTCGTCGTCGACATCGACGGCCGGAGCGGCGGCGACAGGTGCCGGAACCTCGGCGACGGGCGCGGGGGCCTCGACGACGACCTCTTCGACGACCGCAGCAGCCTCGACCGGAGCAGCAGCCACGGGGGCGCCGCCGGTCTCGAGCTGAGCCTTCAGCTCCTCGTTCTCCTGCGTCAGCCGACGAAGCTCGACGACGACCTCGTCGAGGAAGTCATCGACCTCGTCCTGGTCGTAACCTTCACGGAACTTGGTCTGAGAAAATCTCTTGTTAACAACATCTTCCGGAGTTAACGCCATGGTTTTCCACCCTTATTGCTTTGACAACAGTGATAACGCGTTGCTAACCGTAGCAACATTCCCGACGAACGTCCCGTGAACGGGACGATCAGTTTGAGGAGCCGTTGTGTTCAGGATACATGGGCACCCTATTGCGAACGCACGAAACCGGCCACCGAGAGCGCGATGATGACGATCAGCATCACGATGCTCCACCCGAAATCCAGCGAGATCGAGCCCACCCGGAGAGGCGGGATGACGCGCCGGAAGAACCGGATCGGCGGGTCGGTGACGGTATACGTCACCTCAGCGAGCACCAGCAGGGCTCCGGCCGGTCGCCAGTCACGGCGAACCGTCCGGACGAGGTCCAGGATGAACCGGCCCCACATCAGGAAGAAGTACAGCAGCAGCGCGAAATAGACGACGGTCGCGATGATGGTGACGAGGGAACCCACTCAGTAATTATGACTGGACGAAGAAGGAAGTTTCTGCGCGAGCTTCGCCGGCGGCGTCTCCGGAGACCGAGACATGCGACGGCGAGAGCAAGAAGACCTTGCTCGTGACGCGCTCGATCTTGCCGTAGAGGCCCTGCGACAGGCCGCCCGCGAAGTCGATCAGGCGGCGCGCATCGGCATCCGTCATCTGCGACAGATTGATGATCACCGGGATGCCTTCGCGGAAGTTCTCGGCGATGACCTGGGCGTCCTTGTACTGCTTGGGGTGGACGGTGAGGATCTCATTCATTTCAGCAGGAGCCACATTCTTCGTGTGCGAGGTCTTGCGGAGCGGCGTGACCGGGGCGCGGTTCGCGACGGGCGCCTGGGAGACGGTCGCCTGCGGGTGCGGATGCGGCACAGGAGCCACGGGCGCGGCCTGAGCGGGCGCCTCGTCGTATTCGAGTTCTTCGTCGGCGAGACCCAGGTAAACCATGGTCTTGCGCAGTGGGTTGGCCATGCGAACCTCCGGTAGCGGTAACTTTTCCTACCCCGAGATTAAACGCGCACGGGCCGGTTTCCCGTGATTGCGGTGCCGATGCGGAGGTGTGTCGCGCCTTCGGCGATCGCTTCGCGGAAGTCGTGCGACATCCCGGCCGAGATCGACGTCGCGCCGGGCACGACGCGCGCCACCGTGTCGCGGAGTTCTCGGAGACGCGCGAACGCCGGCCGAGGCTCTTCGCCCAGCGGCGCGACGGCCATCACGCCGAGCAGTCGCAACCCCTCGGCAGCGGCGATTGCTTCGGACAGGGATGGCACCTCGGCCGGCTGCGCTCCCCCGCGTTCGGGGTCATCGGTGAGGTTGACCTGCAAGAAGCAGTCGATCGGGGGCGTGCCGGCCGCCAGCGCCGCGATGAGTGCTTCGCGGTCGATCGAATGGATGACGCGGGCGTACTCGCGCACCTGACGCGCCTTCTTGGTCTGCAACTGCCCGATGAAGTGCCAGTCGAGCTCGAGATCGGCGAGTTCGAGCGCCTTCTCACGCGCCTCCTGGTGGCGGTTCTCGCCGAAGTCGCGCACCCCGAGCGCGTAGAGCTCCCGCACCAGCGACGCCGGATGGAACTTGGTCACCACGATGGTGGTGAGTTTGGCCGGATCGCGGCCCGCCGCGTGGGCGGCATCCGCGATCCGGCCGGTCACCTCGTTCAGGCGCTCGGAGAGCGAGAGTTCACTCGGGAGCTCTGTCACGCGTTACCTACTTCAGGAAGTCGGGGACGTCCAGATCGGCGTCGTCGTCTTCTGACGCGGGATCGAGCGCGACCGCACCGGTGAGCCCGAGATCGCTCGCGGGAGCCGACCAGGTCTGCTGCTGCGGAGCGGGCGCCTCTTCGACCACCTCGGTCTTCTGCTCGCGACGGAGGGTCGCGGTGGCGGCGCCCCGACCGAAGGGGTCGCCCTCGTCTTTCGCGGCGACGAAGCCGCCGCGGCGCGTGTCGATCGAGGCGTTCGGCTCACCGCCGTCGAATCCGGCCGCGATGACGGTGACGCGCACCTCGTCGCCGAGGGTGTCGTCGATCACGGCGCCGAAGATGATGTTGGCTTCGGGGTGCACCGCATCCTGAACCAGCTTGGCGGCGTCGTTGATCTCGAAGATGCCGAGGTTCGACCCGCCCTGGATGGAGAGCAGCACTCCGTGCGCTCCGTCGATCGACGCCTCGAGGAGCGGGCTCGCGACCGCCAGTTCGGCCGCCTTGATGGCGCGGTCGGCGCCCCGCGACGAACCGATGCCCATGAGGGCCGATCCTGCACCCTGCATGACCGACTTCACGTCGGCGAAGTCGAGGTTGATGAGGCCCGGGGTGGTGATGAGGTCGGTGATGCCCTGCACACCGGCGAGCAGCACCTGGTCGGCCGTGGAGAAGGCCTCGAGCATGCTGATGCCGCGGTCGCTGATCTCGAGCAGGCGGTCGTTGGGCACCACGATGAGGGTGTCGACCTCGTTCTTCAGTGTGGCGACACCGTCTTCGGCCTGGGCGGCGCGGCGCTTGCCCTCGAAGCCGAAGGGCTTCGTGACGACACCGATCGTCAGAGCACCGATCGACTTCGCGATTCGGGCGACGACAGGGGCGCCACCGGTTCCGGTTCCGCCACCTTCACCCGCGGTCACGAACACCATGTCGGCGCCGGCCAGTGCCTCTTCGATCTCTTCTGCGTGGTCTTCGGCGGCACGGCGGCCCACCTCGGGGTCGGCTCCGGCGCCGAGCCCACGGGTGATCTCGCGACCGACGTCGAGCTTGACGTCGGCGTCGCTCATCAGCAGCGCCTGCGCGTCGGTGTTGATGGCGATGAACTCGACTCCGCGAAGACCGAGCTCGATCATGCGGTTCACGGCGTTCACGCCGCCGCCGCCGATGCCGACGACCTTGATTACGGCTAGGTAGTTCTGGTTTGAAGTCACGTCCGGCCTCCGCTGAAACGTTTGGGCTAGAACCTTAAAGTTCTACTTGAAAGTTAATGTTATTCCGAGTATGTATTTCCTAGACATGAACCTAGGCGACGATGCCCGGGCCGCCCACGACGCCGCGCCGCGTGTCGCGATTGCTTCAGCGGATGACGGGGCTCTGCGGGCTCGACACGTCGTACTCGACCGGCAGCGACGGGTCTTGCGTGGCGATCAGGCGCTGCAGGATGCGCGCCTTCAGATCCGAGTCGTCGGCGTCTCCCCAGACCACGCGTTGGCCCGCGCCGGTGAACACCATCGTGACGCTGTCGGGCGTGGTGCCGCTGATGCGGTCGACCTGGGCGATCAGGGCATCCGGCAGCGACATCAGCACGGCCGAGGCCGCCCGGAAACCGGCACTGCCGATCTCGGTGCCCGTGAGATCGAGCACCGGGAAACCCGGGATGCGCTCCGGCGACTCCTGCACGGAGACACCGGCCGAGTCGATCAGCGTGAAACCGGCGTCGTTCTGTACCTGGGCGACGGGGCGCCGTTCGATGATGCGCACGGCGAGCGTGTCGGGCGGGCGGGCCTCGACCGAATACGACTCGATGTACGGGAACTGGGCCAGGTCACGCTCGATCGCCCCGTAGTCGACCAGGGCGAGCGGGCGGCCGAGCTGGTCGTCGAGGGCGGTGGTGACCGTCGTGGGGTCGAGCCGGGTGAGTCCCTCGA
It encodes the following:
- a CDS encoding YggS family pyridoxal phosphate-dependent enzyme, with product MTELPSELSLSERLNEVTGRIADAAHAAGRDPAKLTTIVVTKFHPASLVRELYALGVRDFGENRHQEAREKALELADLELDWHFIGQLQTKKARQVREYARVIHSIDREALIAALAAGTPPIDCFLQVNLTDDPERGGAQPAEVPSLSEAIAAAEGLRLLGVMAVAPLGEEPRPAFARLRELRDTVARVVPGATSISAGMSHDFREAIAEGATHLRIGTAITGNRPVRV
- a CDS encoding DivIVA domain-containing protein, coding for MALTPEDVVNKRFSQTKFREGYDQDEVDDFLDEVVVELRRLTQENEELKAQLETGGAPVAAAPVEAAAVVEEVVVEAPAPVAEVPAPVAAAPAVDVDDETGSTTNLLQLARRLHDEHVKEGADKRDALIAEGHATAARIVAEAETKQRNELARLNQEKAGIEHRIDELRTFEKDYRAGLKTYIEDQLKDLTSSSVDGEKSPSTSFSGFGG
- a CDS encoding glycosyltransferase; its protein translation is MTTTELLPTVSIVIPAYNEEAGIRHCLIAAIEQTVAPHEIIVVDNRSTDGTRAAVEAMQRAFPEAGIRLVEQDAEQGITATRNAGFNAATGTVIGRIDADSALEPDWVEQVQKAFATGEFVAASGPVEYYDMPMRAFGHHADDTFRKIQVKLAGKYVFLFGTNMAITKEAWLAVRDDVCPDHEDLMHEDIDLAVHLALKGLKVGYVSAMVVGMSARRLDSSPRDYLYYVERFERTYAHHGIHDLRLLAPMAVFLGIYPALHAERRLHEHHTAQAWGGVPHPSPTGDAAPAD
- a CDS encoding YggT family protein, which produces MGSLVTIIATVVYFALLLYFFLMWGRFILDLVRTVRRDWRPAGALLVLAEVTYTVTDPPIRFFRRVIPPLRVGSISLDFGWSIVMLIVIIALSVAGFVRSQ
- a CDS encoding cell division protein SepF gives rise to the protein MANPLRKTMVYLGLADEELEYDEAPAQAAPVAPVPHPHPQATVSQAPVANRAPVTPLRKTSHTKNVAPAEMNEILTVHPKQYKDAQVIAENFREGIPVIINLSQMTDADARRLIDFAGGLSQGLYGKIERVTSKVFLLSPSHVSVSGDAAGEARAETSFFVQS
- the lspA gene encoding signal peptidase II, which gives rise to MAVAAASVAIDQITKLLVVQNLELGEVVPVVGDLIQFHFVKNSGAAFSIGNAYTWIFSILAAAVTVFIIWFARRIRSLAWAVVFGLLLGGTLGNLLDRLFKEPGFGVGHVIDFITIPLLPAIFNLADVSITAAMVLFLILTIRGIGLDGTRQSDHVEQKSDEHEQEEHEQV
- the ftsZ gene encoding cell division protein FtsZ — translated: MTSNQNYLAVIKVVGIGGGGVNAVNRMIELGLRGVEFIAINTDAQALLMSDADVKLDVGREITRGLGAGADPEVGRRAAEDHAEEIEEALAGADMVFVTAGEGGGTGTGGAPVVARIAKSIGALTIGVVTKPFGFEGKRRAAQAEDGVATLKNEVDTLIVVPNDRLLEISDRGISMLEAFSTADQVLLAGVQGITDLITTPGLINLDFADVKSVMQGAGSALMGIGSSRGADRAIKAAELAVASPLLEASIDGAHGVLLSIQGGSNLGIFEINDAAKLVQDAVHPEANIIFGAVIDDTLGDEVRVTVIAAGFDGGEPNASIDTRRGGFVAAKDEGDPFGRGAATATLRREQKTEVVEEAPAPQQQTWSAPASDLGLTGAVALDPASEDDDADLDVPDFLK
- a CDS encoding RluA family pseudouridine synthase, with amino-acid sequence MESRTLPVPDGLDGTRVDAGIAKLLGFSRTFAAEVVDAGGVTVDGRTVGKSDKLRRDSWLSVEWSPREEPQIIAVVVPELTVVYDDDSIIVVDKPVGVAAHPSVGWDGPTVLGALAGAGYRIATSGAAERAGIVHRLDAGTSGLMVVAKTEAAYTWLKRAFHDREVDKIYHALVQGHPDPFAGTIDAPIGRHPRSDWKFAVTASGKPSVTHYETLEAFRAATLLEIHLETGRTHQIRVHMAAQRHPCCGDTMYGADPVLSARLGLTRQWLHAMRLGFVHPETREYVSFESHYPADLQHALDVVAAD